In the genome of Cercospora beticola chromosome 2, complete sequence, one region contains:
- a CDS encoding uncharacterized protein (MEROPS:MER0033184~CAZy:CE9) — protein sequence MPIAVSPERPRTGVTRLTGGRLVKNGQLVEEDLWISSITGKILRSQEVFYEHHIMPDEVIDLEGKVLCPGFIDVQFNGAFGDDFSTIPTNSAGQEDITAYAKTLKKLNKRLVQTGVTSYLPTLPSNNSELYHKVLPYLGPSGARRDASEGSESLGAHCEGPFISPTKNGIHSLDVLQEAPRGIADLEDCYGKENLTADGNGPIRMITAAPEVPGVLPLIGDLTFRNIIFSIGHTEASYETTGEAIRNGARMITHLFNQMPALHHRNPGPFGVLGKAEDTERPCFGIIADGIHLHPTTVNIAWNAHPEGFILVTDAMKTVGQPDGVYEWTNGDRFVKKGSVLTLEGTDKLAGSCASLVECVSNFWNWSQCTIPEAIASVTSTPAKMLGLGGSKGCLDFDADADLILLDTIEEESARRFEVAKVWKFGSLVFEKE from the coding sequence ATGCCTATCGCCGTGTCGCCAGAGCGACCTCGAACTGGCGTTACTCGCCTCACTGGTGGACGACTCGTCAAAAACGGGCagctggtggaagaggacTTATGGATCTCATCAATTACTGGCAAGATCTTGCGGAGCCAAGAAGTTTTTTACGAGCATCATATCATGCCAGACGAAGTCATCGACCTCGAAGGCAAGGTCCTCTGCCCTGGTTTCATTGATGTACAGTTCAATGGCGCTTTCGGTGACGACTTCTCCACGATCCCGACGAATAGCGCTGGTCAGGAAGACATCACAGCATACGCAAAGACACTCAAGAAATTGAACAAACGACTAGTGCAGACTGGAGTGACAAGTTACTTGCCTACCCTGCCAAGCAACAACTCTGAGCTATATCACAAAGTTCTGCCATATCTGGGACCGAGCGGGGCGCGCAGAGACGCTTCTGAGGGCAGCGAAAGTCTTGGAGCACATTGCGAAGGACCATTCATCTCACCCACCAAGAACGGCATACACAGTCTCGATGTTCTGCAAGAGGCGCCTCGCGGCATTGCAGACCTTGAGGATTGTTACGGGAAAGAAAACCTCACAGCCGACGGAAATGGTCCCATTCGAATGATTACGGCGGCGCCAGAAGTGCCTGGCGTGTTGCCGCTGATCGGAGATCTCACTTTCCGAAACATCATATTCTCCATTGGACATACCGAAGCCTCCTACGAGACGACCGGTGAAGCCATTCGCAATGGCGCTAGGATGATCACGCACCTTTTCAATCAGATGCCGGCGCTGCACCATCGCAATCCTGGCCCATTTGGCGTGCTAGGCAAAGCTGAGGACACTGAACGCCCGTGCTTCGGCATCATAGCAGATGGCATCCATCTACACCCAACTACAGTGAACATTGCGTGGAATGCGCATCCTGAAGGTTTCATACTCGTGACCGATGCAATGAAAACAGTGGGACAGCCGGATGGTGTATACGAGTGGACAAACGGCGATCGATTTGTCAAAAAGGGATCCGTTCTTACTCTCGAAGGCACAGACAAGCTCGCTGGTAGCTGTGCCAGCTTGGTTGAATGTGTCAGCAACTTTTGGAATTGGAGTCAGTGTACCATACCTGAAGCGATCGCTAGCGTGACCAGCACACCGGCCAAGATGCTAGGCTTGGGTGGCTCGAAGGGATGTCTAGATTTCGATGCAGACGCAGACTTGATCTTGTTGGATACAATCGAGGAGGAGAGCGCCCGCAGGTTCGAGGTTGCTAAAGTGTGGAAATTTGGAAGCCTGGTGTTTGAGAAAGAGTAG
- a CDS encoding uncharacterized protein (CAZy:GH3), which produces MANATSNGTWHLDPVWDDMDRTLGQLFMMGFEGTSVTPQIKKLIQEDHLGSILLSAKNLKNAEQCTELVLELQKLAYDAGHPVPLLIGVDQENGGVNSLFDEIYIRQFPSAMGLAATGSKEIAYEVAKATAEEISACGVNLMMGPVLDVLTNARNQPLGVRTTGDDPQEVSSYGIAFMKGYKDAGLSTMGKHFPSYGSLEFLGSALDVPTITESLESLSLNALVPFRNAIKEGLDAMMVGGCAMSSAGLNVMHACLSEQVVNDLLRNDLHFEGVVISDCLEMEALSHNIGVGGGTVMAINAGCDIVLLCRSFVHQQEAIDGLKLGLENAMMTKERLKKSLRRVLELKAKCTTWEKALHPQGIELLSKLQPSHTQLSTKAYNSSITVVRDKNRLLPLTNIIEPEDELLLLTPLVKPLVASAAARALSEQVPNGSPEPEHMQRSASVMSGERVFRELGRTLARQRTGRVLHTSYTANGVRPQHENLINRASAVIIVTADANRNLYQHGFAKHVSMICNMHYTSAGERREKPLIVISVSSPYDFAMDQSIGTYLCTYDFTETALMSLVKVLYGDFAPAGALPGSISQSQKLSQSKQHWLVEAFNEERDSHSLDVLIKSVVDGNTPGLHSELASATSNSFLLRNADIQEAHYVVRNSSTQALYGFCATYFFPAAGSGVIGAIFVDPSRRKLSIGHSLHNRAIRTLLQREGVKRFQLGSRLPSIYLGIPTGHGGERKRLRSWFANLGWNTALSRSVCSMVARNLSTWSPPEGMAKSLQSAGVDFDLVYGWDYAAPILDHIKTNNRQGLAEVYKMALADPSACGIIRAKRPEDGALVGTVVLYNMQSQFAEFVPSMKDLGELAGGISSPVISPSVGEYSTLLQGLILLGVRQVKGQGCNVCVLDYMDGDGNFDGLSAMGFSVLHNFEEVSCDAATWTMVPT; this is translated from the exons ATGGCCAACGCTACTAGCAATGGCACCTGGCACTTGGATCCCGTTTGGGATGACATGGACCG AACTCTGGGGCAGCTGTTCATG ATGGGATTCGAGGGAACTAGCGTTACACCCCAGATCAAGAAACTGATTCAGGAGGACCATCTCGGATCCATCTTGCTGTCCGCTAAGAACTTGAAAA ATGCTGAGCAGTGCACCGAGCTGGTACTCGAATTGCAGAAACTGGCTTATGATGCTGGCCATCCAGTGCCACTCCTCATTGGCGTTGACCAGGAAAATGGCGGCGTCAACAGTCTCTTTGATGAGATCTATATTCGTCAATTCCCATCAGCCATGGGATTGGCGGCCACAGGCTCGAAAGAGATCGCCTACGAAGTAGCTAAAGCGACTGCTGAAGAGATTTCAGCATGTGGCGTGAATCTGATGATGGGTCCTGTGCTGGACGTCTTGACTAACGCTCGTAATCAGCCTCTTGGAGTGCGGACGACAGGTGACGATCCCCAAGAGGTCTCTTCGTACGGCATTGCCTTTATGAAGGGCTACAAAGACGCGGGATTGAGTACCATGGGGAAACATTTTCCATCGTATGGTAGCTTGGAATTTCTCGGATCCGCGTTGGATGTGCCTACCATCACCGAGAGTCTCGAGTCGCTCAGCCTGAACGCGTTGGTACCATTTCGAAATGCGATCAAGGAAGGCCTAGATGCGATGATGGTCGGAGGGTGTGCAATGTCATCGGCTGGTCTGAATGTGATGCACGCCTGCCTTTCCGAGCAAGTGGTGAACGACCTCCTGCGCAACGATCTGCACTTTGAGGGAGTCGTCATATCAGACTGCCTCGAAATGGAGGCTTTGAGTCACAACATTGGTGTCGGTGGTGGCACAGTCATGGCCATTAACGCTGGGTGTGATATTGTGCTACTATGCCGGTCGTTTGTGCATCAGCAAGAGGCTATCGATGGGCTCAAGCTCGGGTTAGAGAACGCGATGATGACAAAGGAGCGCCTGAAGAAATCGTTGCGAAGGGTGCTGGAACTCAAGGCTAAGTGCACCACATGGGAGAAGGCTCTACACCCTCAGGGCATCGAGCTTCTGTCGAAGCTGCAGCCTTCACACACTCAGCTGTCGACCAAAGCATACAACTCCTCCATCACAGTGGTTCGAGACAAGAACAGGTTACTCCCTCTGACGAACATCATCGAGCCCGAAGACGAGCTCCTGCTACTCACGCCGCTTGTCAAGCCTTTGgtcgcttctgctgcagcccgAGCACTATCGGAGCAGGTCCCAAATGGTTCGCCGGAACCCGAACACATGCAGCGAAGTGCTTCGGTCATGAGCGGTGAGCGCGTGTTTCGAGAGCTGGGTCGTACACTGGCTCGACAACGAACTGGACGTGTATTACATACATCCTACACCGCGAACGGTGTTCGACCGCAACACGAAAATCTTATCAACAGAGCGAGTGCTGTCATAATAGTCACTGCAGACGCCAACCGCAACCTGTATCAGCATGGTTTCGCAAAGCACGTCTCGATGATCTGCAATATGCACTACACATCTGCTGGTGAGAGACGTGAGAAGCCACTGATCGTCATCTCTGTCAGCTCACCATACGACTTTGCCATGGATCAGAGCATTGGCACCTACCTCTGCACTTATGACTTTACGGAGACAGCTCTCATGTCACTTGTGAAGGTATTGTATGGAGACTTCGCACCCGCGGGCGCTCTTCCAGGATCTATCAGTCAAAGCCAGAAGCTTTCACAGTCGAAGCAGCATTGGCTTGTCGAAGCCTTCAACGAAGAGCGAGACTCCCACTCTTTGGATGTCCTGATCAAATCCGTAGTGGACGGTAATACTCCTGGTCTGCATTCGGAACTGGCGAGCGCGACTTCGAATTCGTTCCTTCTGCGGAATGCTGACATTCAAGAAGCACATTATGTGGTGAGGAACTCCAGCACACAGGCTCTCTACGGCTTTTGCGCCACGTACTTCTTCCCTGCTGCTGGAAGTGGAGTGATTGGTGCCATCTTCGTTGATCCGAGCAGGAGAAAGCTTTCAATCGGTCACTCACTGCACAATCGCGCGATCCGCACGCTTCTGCAGCGAGAAGGCGTCAAGAGATTCCAGCTTGGGTCTCGTTTGCCCAGTATTTATCTCGGCATACCGACAGGTCATGGCGGTGAGCGGAAGCGACTCAGATCATGGTTCGCAAATCTTGGCTGGAACACTGCACTTTCACGATCAGTTTGCAGCATGGTCGCTCGGAACTTGTCGACTTGGAGTCCGCCAGAAGGCATGGCCAAGAGTCTGCAAAGTGCAGGTGTCGACTTCGACCTGGTGTATGGATGGGACTATGCAGCACCAATCCTCGACCACATCAAAACGAACAACAGACAAGGCCTGGCAGAAGTCTACAAGATGGCACTTGCTGACCCATCAGCTTGCGGCATCATTCGTGCCAAAAGGCCTGAGGACGGTGCGCTTGTTGGCACAGTAGTGTTGTACAACATGCAAAGCCAATTTGCAGAATTCGTACCGAGCATGAAAGATCTCGGAGAACTGGCTGGCGGTATCTCCTCACCAGTGATCAGTCCTAGCGTGGGCGAATACTCGACTTTATTGCAAGGCCTGATTCTACTCGGAGTGAGACAAGTGAAGGGACAAGGATGTAATGTTTGTGTTCTGGACTAT ATGGATGGCGATGGAAACTTTGACGGGTTGAGTGCCATGGGCTTTAGTGTGCTGCATAACTTCGAAGAAGTTAGCTGTGATGCGGCAACCTGGACTATGGTACCGACCTAG
- the GNPDA2 gene encoding Glucosamine-6-phosphate isomerase 2, producing the protein MSSPSGLAGQTIPHFADTMRLIIRDDKATASKYISDYIIDRVKTFDPTPTKPFVLGLPTGSSPEGVYKNLVRAHKNGDISFRNVITFNMDEYVGIPREHPESYHSFMYKHFFSHVDIDPANINILNGNADDLEEECIAYEEKISRAGGIELFLGGIGPDGHIAFNEPGSSLQSKTRVKTLAYDTILANSRFFGHDVSKVPKMALTVGIQTVLAAREVVIIITGAHKALALQKCIEGGVNHMWTLSSLQMHPHAMIVVDEDATLELQVKTVKYFKSIEQVAASQGFDQVLTSEDMMLKKRDSVLEKLDSPRSSMDKSFTVSPELTLPGAGSTSALALPASQGITRPVTPELIPDSMHDRLPDQPVAGKLAGLEVKDLPIVPMHERVDSATAA; encoded by the exons ATGAGCTCACCATCAGGCCTCGCCGGCCAA ACTATTCCTCACTTTGCAGATACCAT GAGACTCATCATTCGAGACGACAAGGCCACGGCCTCGAAGTACATTTCCGACTACATTATCG ACCGCGTCAAGACTTTCGATCCAACGCCAACCAAACCGTTCGTTCTCGGCCTGCCAACGGGGTCGTCGCCAGAGGGCGTTTACAAGAACCTCGTCCGCGCACACAAGAATGGCGACATCTCCTTTCGCAATGTCATCACCTTCAACATGGACGAGTACGTGGGGATACCGCGCGAGCATCCGGAGTCGTATCATAGCTTCATGTACAAGCACTTCTTCAGCCACGTCGACATTGACCCTGCGAACATCAACATCCTGAATGGCAATGCCGATGACCTGGAGGAAGAATGCATTGCCTACGAAGAGAAGATCAGTCGGGCGGGTGGCATCGAATTGTTTCTCGGAGGCATAGGCCCAGACGGCCACATTGCGTTCAACGAGCCTGGTTCGAGCTTGCAGAGCAAGACCAGAGTGAAGAC CCTCGCCTACGACACCATACTCGCCAACTCACGCTTCTTCGGCCACGATGTCAGCAAAGTGCCCAAGATGGCCCTGACGGTTGGCATCCAAACCGTCCTCGCTGCCAGAGAAGTTGTCATCATTATTACTGGCGCCCACAAAGCTCTAGCTCTCCAAAAGTGCATCGAAGGCGGCGTCAACCACATGTGGACACTGTCATCCCTGCAAATGCACCCACACGCGATGATCGTCGTAGACGAAGACGCCACTCTCGAACTACAAGTCAAGACAGTGAAGTACTTCAAGTCTATCGAACAAGTCGCCGCTTCACAAGGTTTTGACCAAGTCTTGACATCCGAGGATATGATGCTCAAAAAGCGCGACTCTGTGCTGGAAAAGCTCGACAGCCCGAGAAGTTCCATGGACAAGTCGTTCACAGTGTCGCCAGAGCTTACACTACCTGGAGCTGGCAGCACGAGTGCGCTGGCTCTTCCTGCAAGTCAGGGGATCACAAGACCTGTCACACCTGAACTCATCCCTGACTCGATGCACGACAGATTGCCAGATCAGCCTGTGGCTGGCAAATTGGCGGGATTGGAAGTCAAAGATTTGCCGATTGTTCCTATGCATGAGCGCGTCGACTCTGCTACAGCGGCTTAG